The window CAACTGGACTTCGGTCCAGCCGGAGCGGCGCTTGACCGGGACGAGGTCGGTGATCTCCCCGGTTGTGTGGCGGTCGTCGCCGGAATTCAGCGGCCGGTGGCCTGCTTCGAGGACGGCCGGGAGTTCTTCGCCTCCGCCGCGCCCGCTCCCGCCGCGGCCTCGGCCGCGTCAGGGTCCGGGATCGTCATCCCGAGTTCTTCGCGGATCCGGGCCTCGATCTCCTCCGCGATGTCCGGGTTCTCCCGCAGGAAGGTCTTCGAGTTCTCGCGCCCCTGCCCGAGCCGGACATCGCCGCCGTACGAGTACCAGGCGCCCGCCCGGTTCACGATGCCGATGCTCTCGCCCATGTCGACGAGCAGGCCCTCCCGGCTCACGCCCTGGTTGAACATGATGTCGAACTCGGCCTGCTTGAACGGCGGCGCGCACTTGTTCTTGACCACCTTAACGCGGGTCCGGCTCCCGACGAGGTTGTTCCCCTCCTTGATGGAGGCGATCCGGCGGATGTCGAGTCGGAGCGAGGAGTAGAACTTCAGCGCCCGGCCACCCGTCGTGGTCTCGGGATTCCCGTACATGACGCCGATCTTTTCCCGAATCTGGTTCGTGAAGATCACGGCGGTGTTCGAGCGCCCGATCGCGCCCGTCAGCTTGCGGAGGGCCTGCGACATCAGCCGCGCCTGAAGGCCGACGTGCGAATCCCCCATCTCGCCCTCGATCTCGGCCCGCGGCACGAGCGCGGCCACCGAGTCCACCACGATGACGTCGAGCGCGCCGGACCGGACGAGCACCTCGGCGATCTCGAGCGCCTGCTCGCCCGTATCGGGCTGCGACACGAGCAGGTTCTCGATGTCGACACCCAGTCTCTGCGCATACCCGACGTCGAGCGCGTGCTCGGCATCGATGAACGCCGCGACGCCGCCGTCCTTCTGCGCGTTCGCGATGACGTGGAGGGTGAGCGTGGTCTTACCCGACGATTCGGGACCGAAGATCTCGGTCACGCGCGACCTCGGAATGCCGCCGATCCCGGTGCTGTGGTCCAGGTTGATCGCCCCCGTTGAAATGGCCGGGATCCGCACCCGCGCCCCTTCGGTTCCGAGCCGCATGATGGCTCCCTTGCCGTGGGCCCGTTCGATCTGGTTGAGGGCCACGGACAACGCCTTCTTCTGTTCCCGATCCATCTCCACACCCATTTCACGCTCTCCCGATTTCCGAGGGGCCCGCCGGGCCGATGACGGGGATTCGATCACCCGCCGCGGCGGAGGTTGACAATACCACGCCGGACGACCTTTCGCAATTTCTTCGGTTTTGCTCCGACCGTGCAATCCGGCCGTCCAAAACCAGGATGGAACAACGCCTCAACGGGCTATGAAATGGCCCTTGGAGGGATGTGAGTCAGGAGCGGTCGCCGGTCGGATTCGGCCGCGGCGCGAGCCAGCCCTCGATGATTCCTCCCTGCGGGTCGCTGGCGTCGCGACCGCCGGGCAGGATTTCCATGATGCGGTCGAGGCGGTTCTCGACACGGGTCAACCGCCCGTCGAGGCGGGCCTCAGTCTCCCTGATGTCGGCACTCAGACGGGATTCGACGGCGGCGATCTCCCTCTTCAGGCGGACCTCCATCGCAGCCATGTTGCCCTCCACCCCGGTAATCCTCTCCTCCAGGCGGGCCTCCACGGCAGCAATTCTCCCGTCCAGACGGACCTCGACCGCGGCGACGTCTCCCTTCAAGTCTTTCCTGAAGCCGTCGAGCATCATCCACGTCAAGGTGAAGCACGCGATCAGGACCCCGACGGTGGCCGCGTTCGGGTTCCGCAGCATACGCAGTGCGGACCCGCTGGCGTTCTTCGGTTCGGGAACCCTGGGCTCAAGGGTCCGAGGGTCGTCGGGAGAACCTATCTTCCACCTCCGCCATCCGGGGTCGCGTGCCTGCCACAAGGTGTACGTCCGTGATGATCCGGGACAAGATCATCGCGGTCTCATCTGCGGCCCTGCGCGTTGCGGGACCCATGGCTCCGATGAGTCGCCAAGTGGCCGATGCTATGTAACATAGGTGGTGGTGGGCGGGCTCGCTTGAAGCTGTGGGGGGCGCGTCAGGCGCGGGGGGCGAGGTCGATTCCGCAGGTGGGACAGAAGGCTTCGCCGCCGACCAGGACTTCGGGGCATGCCGGGCATGTCCGGGGGGATGCCGCGGGCTCCCGGGGCTCCGGGGCGGGAGCTTCCGCGGATCCCCGGGCGGCGGCGTCCCGGGCATCGAGGGCCGCGCGCTCCAGGCGGGCCCGCGTGGCTCGGTATTCTTCTTCCTGGACCTTGCCCGTCCGGTACTCCAGCTCGAGGTCCCGCAGCGCCTCGATGGCGGCGTCGCGGCGCTCCGCGGCGCCCAGCGCGGCGCCCGTGTCTTCGCCGGACCGGATCGCGGCCCAGATGATCGTGGCCAGCAGCACCGCGAGGATGACCCCGAAGAGGATGAATCCCGTCACTCGTCCACCTCCCGTGGCGGACTTCCCTCCCGTCGCGCCGCCGCGAGTTCGAGGGCCCGCGCCGCCGCCTCCGCCGCGTCCTCGGCCGTCTCGTCGACCACATCCTCCGGCAGCGATGCCGCGAGCCCGATCACGGGGACGCCGAACTTTCGGCAGAAGGCCGCCTCGCTGAGCGTGCCCCACTCGCCGGCGATCGCGACCACGGCCTCGGAGGCCCGTGCCACGATGACGTTCCGCGCCTCTCCGAGTCCGGTCGGGACCGGGATCGTGACCCCGTCCGCCGCCGCGCCCGGATCTCCGCCGGGCAGGATCCCCACCACGGTCCCCCCTTCCGAGGAAGCTCCGTCGGCGGCCGCCCGCATGACGCCGCCCATGCCGCCGCACACCACGATGGCCCCGGCGCGGGCGAGGGCCGCCCCGACGGCGTGGGCCAAGCCCGCTTCCGCCGGCGCCGCCGTTCCCGAGCCGATGACCCCGATCCGCAGCGGCCGCACCGTCACCGCTCCAGTTGCAGGGTCACGGGGCCGTCGTTGACCAGTTCCACCTCCATCATCGCGCCGAACTCCCCTTCCGCGACTTCGCCGCCCTTCCGGCACAGCTCCACGAAGCGGTCGTAGAGCGCCCGGGCCTCGTCCGGCCGCGCCGCCCCCGTAAAGGACGGACGCCGGCCCCTCCTCGCATCCCCGTACAGCGTGAACTGGGACACGATGAGAAGCGCACCCCCGACCTCCGTGGCGGAGCGGTTCATGCGGCCCTCGGCGTCCGCGAACAGACGCAGGCCCCACAGCTTGTCCGCCATCCAGGCCATCGTCGCCTCCGAGTCATCCGGCGCGAAACCCGCGAGAACGACGAGCCCGGGGCCGATCGCCCCGACGACCTCGCCTCCGACCCGGACGCGGGCCTGGCTGACTCGTTGAATCACGACTCGCAATTGCGCCGTCCCGTTGCCGACCCCGGCCGTTTC of the Candidatus Palauibacter australiensis genome contains:
- a CDS encoding TIGR00725 family protein; amino-acid sequence: MRPLRIGVIGSGTAAPAEAGLAHAVGAALARAGAIVVCGGMGGVMRAAADGASSEGGTVVGILPGGDPGAAADGVTIPVPTGLGEARNVIVARASEAVVAIAGEWGTLSEAAFCRKFGVPVIGLAASLPEDVVDETAEDAAEAAARALELAAARREGSPPREVDE
- the dtd gene encoding D-aminoacyl-tRNA deacylase; protein product: MRVVIQRVSQARVRVGGEVVGAIGPGLVVLAGFAPDDSEATMAWMADKLWGLRLFADAEGRMNRSATEVGGALLIVSQFTLYGDARRGRRPSFTGAARPDEARALYDRFVELCRKGGEVAEGEFGAMMEVELVNDGPVTLQLER
- the recA gene encoding recombinase RecA; protein product: MDREQKKALSVALNQIERAHGKGAIMRLGTEGARVRIPAISTGAINLDHSTGIGGIPRSRVTEIFGPESSGKTTLTLHVIANAQKDGGVAAFIDAEHALDVGYAQRLGVDIENLLVSQPDTGEQALEIAEVLVRSGALDVIVVDSVAALVPRAEIEGEMGDSHVGLQARLMSQALRKLTGAIGRSNTAVIFTNQIREKIGVMYGNPETTTGGRALKFYSSLRLDIRRIASIKEGNNLVGSRTRVKVVKNKCAPPFKQAEFDIMFNQGVSREGLLVDMGESIGIVNRAGAWYSYGGDVRLGQGRENSKTFLRENPDIAEEIEARIREELGMTIPDPDAAEAAAGAGAAEAKNSRPSSKQATGR